Proteins encoded by one window of Juglans regia cultivar Chandler chromosome 15, Walnut 2.0, whole genome shotgun sequence:
- the LOC118344691 gene encoding protein FAR1-RELATED SEQUENCE 1-like, producing the protein MHSYWSPVFLPYPDGSQYPSNIQNVGYPFQYGMRTLTPHIATSSATSERGCSENSPDCRETAVPCTNSIVDEESKEDRPKSPETDDCTTGSLQLVQTDGDNIIEEPRSGMEFNFFEDLHSYYKDYAKKCGFGVMTQRSEKGDDQSIRYATLGCARGGKARIKSLNVAKPRPTGKTDCKAMINALKVEGKMRLTTVHNTHNHGLSPKKSRFFRCNREVSETVKRVLDTNDLAGIRMNKSFGSLVVGAGGFENLPFLENDCRNYIDKARHLRLGAGGAGCMDGIPPKAIITDQDRAMKNAIAKVFPESRHRFCLWHILKKVPEKLGSYAAYKSGLKSHLMKCVYDTQTVEEFEKCWDGLLNTYDLYKNVWLKSLYDERQHWVPVFLKEYFWAGMNTTQRSESMNAFFDGYVHAKTNLKEFVDQFDSALRKKIENENNADFHTFSVTIPCISRSPIEKRFQELYTNAKFREVQQQVMGVLNMDLCLLSEDGVMKRYLVEDEVRVEEFTKLVTYSVNFNVEDYDGKCSCGLFEMRGILCRHILAIFRANGIKLLPDRFQ; encoded by the exons ATGCACAGTTACTGGTCACCAGTTTTTCTGCCATATCCAGATGGCAGCCAATATCCCAGTAACATTCAG AATGTTGGTTATCCATTTCAATATGGAATGAGAACTCTGACTCCTCACATCGCTACAAGCTCCGCAACGAGCGAAAGAGGTTGTTCAGAGAATAGTCCCGATTGTAGGGAAACTGCAGTGCCATGTACAAACTCAATTGTTGATGAAGAGAGTAAAGAGGATAGACCCAAATCACCTGAAACCGACGATTGCACTACCGGTTCACTACAATTAGTGCAAACGGATGGTGATAATATAATTGAGGAGCCAAGGTCGGGGAtggaattcaatttttttgaagaTTTACATAGTTATTATAAGGATTATGCTAAGAAATgcgggtttggggtgatgacacaAAGGAGTGAGAAGGGAGATGATCAAAGTATCAGATATGCCACTCTTGGTTGTGCCCGTGGAGGGAAAGCCCGGATTAAGAGTTTGAACGTTGCAAAGCCACGCCCGACAGGAAAGACGGATTGTAAGGCAATGATTAATGCCTTAAAGGTTGAAGGAAAGATGCGGTTAACAACAGTCCATAATACACATAATCACGGCCTCAGTCCAAAGAAATCTCGCTTCTTTCGTTGTAACAGAGAAGTGAGTGAGACTGTAAAAAGAGTCTTAGATACAAACGACTTGGCTGGGATccgaatgaataagagtttcggATCTCTTGTCGTTGGTGCAGGAGGTTTCGAGAACCTcccatttttagaaaatgattgtcGCAATTATATAGATAAAGCACGTCATCTACGACTTGGtgcaggtggtgctgga tgtatggatggtatacCTCCAAAAGCTATTATTACTGATCAAGAtagagcaatgaaaaatgcaattgctaAGGTCTTTCCAGAAAGTCGGCATAGATTCTGTTTATGGCATATACTGAAGAAAGTTCCCGAGAAGCTTGGGTCATATGCTGCCTACAAAAGTGGACTAAAAAGTCACCTAATGAAATGTGTGTACGACACTCAAACagttgaggagtttgagaaatgttgggatgGGTTACTTAACACATATGATTTATATAAGAATGTCTGGTTGAAAAGTTTATATGATGAGCGTCAGCATTGGGTACCAGTATTCTTAAAAGAGTACTTCTGGGCTGGAATGAATACAACCCAGCGTAGTGAAagtatgaatgctttttttgaTGGTTATGTTCATGCGAAGACAAATTTGAAGGAGTTTGTCGACCAGTTTGACAGTGCactgaggaaaaaaattgagaatgaaaacaATGCCGACTTCCACACATTTAGCGTCACCATTCCCTGtatatctagatctccaattgagaagagatttcaagagttgtacacgaATGCTAAATTTAGGGAAGTCCAGCAGCAAGTAATGGGTGTGCTCAATATGGATCTGTGTCTACTTAGTGAGGATGGTGTAATGAAAAGATATCTGGTGGAAGATGAAGTTCGCGTTGAAGAGTTCACTAAGCTTGTTACGTATTCAGTGAACTTCAATGTGGAAGACTACGATGGAAAGTGTTCATGTGGGTTATTCGAGATGAGGGGGATACTGTGTAGGCATATTTTAGCCATCTTCAGAGCTAACGGTATAAAGTTATTGCCAGACCG GTTCCAATGA